In one window of Pseudochaenichthys georgianus chromosome 5, fPseGeo1.2, whole genome shotgun sequence DNA:
- the LOC117446977 gene encoding protein-arginine deiminase type-2-like, translated as MMHPRTFRVDYDHVTSVVCVVGAGLNVNLNRSAPPGSEFISVKSTATVQYSISPRPRETSHLSPIPLMGNSALLIRMSRASDYENDGKLSIRYYGEKKDVLGRALLHLTAVEISLDVDADRDGVVEKNHANKGSWKWGSNGHGAILLVNCDSERMFLKKPDSEQDQVSKVSDLKDMSVMVLRTKGPAKLPEGYKLTMHISQGDAESVRVFRASSSGVESNLLQKLFNHFVKEYPLVLSNEVLSQEVPYLGGVSEMKFHVEGLRFPDKDFDGLISINLSLLEPISDGLPETPIFTDTAVFRVAPWIMTPNTLQPVEVFVCSTSDNYQFLKGMRNLVTKSGYKLKICYEYMNRGDRWMQDELEFGYIDSPHHRFPVVLDSPRDRGLKDFPYDELLGPDFGYVTRVAQDVSSLDSFGNLEVSPPVTVNGKNYPLGRILIGVAFPTATKGRNMTKVVQDFLWAQKVQEPVALFSDWLVVGHIDEFMSFVPAPDRKGFRLLLASPDAGYKLFRGLQRDGHGQAKLFEGLKDEEQQTVDEILNDKGLAAENNYVQSCIDWNRDVLKRELGLDDEDIIDLPILFKLVMEENDNNKAETELRAVAYYPDMVNMIVLGKNLGIPKPFGPKVNGRCALEVEMCSLMEGLGLSCTFIDDFASYHKQLGEVHCGSNVRREPFDFKWWNLEM; from the exons ATGATGCACCCCCGGACTTTCAGAGTAGATTATGACCACGTTACAAGCGTCGTATGCGTGGTGGGCGCGGGACTTAACGTGAACCTGAACAG GAGTGCACCTCCAGGCTCTGAGTTCATCTCTGTGAAGAGCACTGCCACTGTTCAGTACAGCATCAGCCCCCGACCTCGGGAGACCTCCCACCTGTCTCCCATCCCTCTTATGGGAAACTCAGCCCTTCTCATCCGCATGAGCCGTGCCAGTGATTATGAAAATGATGGCAAG TTGTCTATCCGATACTATGGGGAGAAGAAAGATGTCTTGGGGAGGGCCCTCCTGCACCTGACAGCAGTTG AGATCTCTCTGGATGTGGATGCAGACAGAGACGGTGTTGTGGAGAAAAACCATGCTAATAAG GGATCATGGAAATGGGGTTCAAATGGTCACGGAGCCATCCTATTGGTCAACTGTGACTCAGAGCGGATGTTCTTGAAGAAACCAGATAGCGAGCAGGACCAGGTCTCCAAAGTGTCAG ATCTGAAGGACATGTCTGTCATGGTGCTGCGGACCAAAGGCCCGGCCAAACTCCCAGAGGGCTACAAGCTCACCATGCACATCTCTCAGGGCGACGCAGAGAGCGTCAGAGTCTTCAGGGCCAGTTCCTCTGGAGTGGAGAGCAATTTACTGC AGAAACTCTTCAACCATTTTGTTAAGGAATATCCTCTGGTGCTGAGCAATGAGGTCCTGTCCCAGGAGGTGCCTTACCTCGGAGGCGTCTCGGAGATGAAGTTTCACGTGGAGGGCCTCAGGTTTCCTGACAAAGACTTCGATGGGCTCATCAGCATCAACCTCAGTCTGCTAGAGCCCATCTCTGAT GGTCTCCCTGAGACGCCGATTTTCACAGACACAGCCGTGTTCAGAGTGGCACCTTGGATCATGACACCCAACACCCTGCAGCCTGTGGAGGTGTTTGTCTGCAG CACATCTGATAACTACCAGTTCCTTAAAGGAATGAGGAACCTTGTCACAAAGAGCGGTTACAAGCTTAAGATCTGCTATGAGTATATGAACAGAGGAGATCGCTGGATGCAG GACGAGCTGGAGTTTGGATACATCGACTCACCTCATCACCGGTTTCCTGTTGTTCTGGATTCTCCTCGTGATAGGGGTCTCAAGGATTTTCCATACGATGAGCTGCTG GGCCCCGACTTTGGCTATGTGACCAGGGTGGCCCAAGACGTGAGCAGTTTGGACTCATTCGGTAATCTGGAGGTTAGTCCTCCCGTTACCGTCAATGGGAAAAACTACCCCCTGGGCAGAATCCTCATCGGAGTGGCTTTCCCTAC GGCCACTAAAGGACGCAACATGACCAAAGTAGTCCAAGACTTCTTGTGGGCTCAGAAGGTTCAGGAGCCCGTTGCCTTATTCTCTGACTGGCTTGTAGTCGGCCACATAGATGAATTCATGAGTTTTGTTCCTGCACCTGACAGAAAG GGATTCAGGCTGCTGCTGGCCAGCCCGGATGCAGGCTACAAACTATTCAGAGGCTTACAGAGGGATGGACACGGGCAAGCCAAACTGTTCGAGG GTCTGAaagatgaagaacaacaaacagTGGATGAGATTCTGAATGACAAAGGGCTCGCAGCTGAAAATAACTACGTGCAG AGCTGCATTGACTGGAACAGAGATGTGCTGAAGCGAGAGCTGGGCCTGGACGACGAGGACATCATCGACCTGCCAATCCTCTTCAAGTTAGTGATGGAGGAGAACGACAACAACAAGGCTGAGACCGAGCTCAGAGCAGTGGCTTACTACCCCGACATG GTGAACATGATCGTCTTGGGGAAAAACCTGGGCATTCCGAAGCCCTTTGGCCCCAAGGTGAACGGACGCTGTGCcctggaggtggagatgtgctcCCTGATGGAGGGCCTGGGTCTCAGCTGCACCTTCATCGACGACTTCGCCTCCTACCACAAACAGCTGGGAGAGGTGCACTGCGGCTCCAACGTCCGCAGGGAACCGTTTGACTTCAAGTGGTGGAACCTGGAGATGTGA